The following proteins come from a genomic window of Nostoc sp. ATCC 53789:
- a CDS encoding carbonic anhydrase: MSRINGFVGRRDFLKFASVVGIAATAFGDSFLNTEQTAIADIHPVSSNPVSPNEAIKRLLDGNQRFINQKRQYPDQSLEHLRLVAKAQYPFAAILGCADSRVPAEIVFDQGLGDLFVVRVAGNVVSDTVIGSLEYSTTVLGSQLIVILGHKRCGAVAEAIKNEPLPGRIGLIIEGIKPSVERVKLRTGDNMQNAVIANIQYQTEKLQESSTILAKLLSEGKLKIVGACYDIDTGKVNIIT, encoded by the coding sequence ATGAGTCGAATTAATGGATTTGTAGGGCGACGTGATTTCTTAAAATTTGCCAGTGTGGTAGGTATTGCGGCTACTGCTTTTGGTGATAGCTTTTTGAATACAGAGCAAACTGCTATTGCTGATATTCACCCAGTTAGCTCTAATCCAGTGAGTCCTAATGAAGCTATAAAACGCTTACTAGATGGGAATCAAAGATTTATCAATCAAAAACGCCAATATCCCGATCAATCATTAGAGCATCTGCGATTAGTCGCTAAAGCTCAATATCCTTTTGCCGCCATATTGGGTTGTGCAGATTCCAGAGTCCCTGCGGAAATTGTTTTCGATCAAGGACTTGGAGATTTATTTGTTGTGCGAGTTGCTGGTAATGTGGTCAGTGACACAGTTATAGGTAGTCTAGAATACTCTACAACAGTATTGGGTTCGCAGTTGATTGTGATTTTAGGTCATAAAAGATGCGGTGCAGTGGCAGAAGCAATCAAAAACGAACCACTTCCTGGAAGAATTGGTTTGATTATTGAGGGCATCAAACCATCTGTTGAAAGGGTAAAGTTAAGAACGGGTGATAATATGCAAAATGCAGTTATTGCCAACATTCAATATCAGACTGAAAAATTGCAGGAAAGCTCAACAATTTTAGCTAAATTGCTCAGTGAAGGTAAACTAAAAATTGTTGGTGCTTGTTACGATATTGACACTGGTAAAGTCAACATAATTACTTGA
- a CDS encoding SDR family oxidoreductase, with protein MLKILVTGATGNVGQEVLRLLQSHDCNVCAAVRNPNSAKHLLGSNIQTIPFDFTNPDTFDYAFFQVNKLFLVRPPALANIRLQIAPALNAAKLAGVEHIVFLSILGAERNPFVPHSQIERYINQLGIKATFLRCSFFMQNLNTTHREDIKVRGELLLPAGNGKTSFIDVRDIAAVAVRTLLEDGHQGKAYPLTGAEALTYYEVADIFTSILGKPIRYNPSLLKFIRQMRSSGLAIDFILVMVVIYTTARLGLAGKITSDTEQLLNRSPLTIRQYIEDYRQLWL; from the coding sequence TGGAAACGTCGGACAAGAAGTTCTTCGCTTACTGCAATCCCACGATTGTAATGTCTGTGCCGCAGTTAGAAATCCAAACAGCGCTAAACACCTTTTAGGCAGCAATATCCAAACCATCCCCTTCGACTTTACCAATCCTGATACCTTTGATTATGCTTTTTTTCAAGTCAATAAACTTTTTTTAGTGCGTCCACCTGCTCTTGCTAATATTCGTCTTCAAATTGCCCCAGCCCTAAATGCTGCAAAACTTGCAGGCGTTGAGCATATCGTATTTCTTTCAATACTGGGAGCCGAACGCAACCCTTTTGTGCCACACTCCCAAATTGAACGCTATATAAACCAATTGGGTATTAAAGCCACCTTTTTACGGTGCAGCTTTTTTATGCAAAATCTTAATACCACACACAGAGAAGACATCAAAGTTCGTGGTGAATTGCTTCTTCCGGCTGGTAACGGGAAAACAAGTTTCATTGATGTGCGGGATATTGCTGCCGTTGCAGTTCGTACTTTACTTGAAGATGGGCATCAGGGAAAAGCATATCCGCTTACGGGTGCAGAAGCCTTAACCTATTACGAAGTAGCAGACATTTTCACATCGATTTTAGGTAAACCGATACGCTATAATCCTTCTCTGCTAAAGTTTATTCGACAAATGCGCTCATCGGGGTTGGCAATAGACTTTATTTTAGTAATGGTAGTAATCTATACTACAGCTCGGTTAGGATTGGCAGGCAAAATCACATCTGATACTGAGCAATTGCTCAATCGTTCACCTCTAACCATACGGCAGTATATCGAAGACTATCGACAGTTATGGCTATAA